The window CAAGCCCCCACACAGACCACAAAACTACCAGTGACACAGACCACAACGCCACCACAGGCTCAGACCACAAAGCTACCAGTGACACAGACCACAAAACACCTGCAGACCACCAAAACACCACAGACACAGAACGGAACACAACCACAAACAATGACACAACAATCAACACAGAACTCAAAACCATCAACACAGACATCCAACCAAATCAACACTCGAGCAGCACAACCAACCGCTACTCAACCTCTAGCCCAGTCTACACAATGCTCCGTGTCTCAGGTGACCCCACAGTCCAGCCGACGAGCAAACCAGCCCACCCTCTGCTCCACTCCACAGACCCAAGCTCAGATAATACTACGGATCGCCCCAATGGGTGCAACTTCCACTCAGCCCCCTTGGAGCGCACTAAATCTCAACCCTATCCCCCAGCCCAAACCAGCCTTAGCTCCAACAGCAACCCCAGTCCAACTCCTAGTGAGAGGTGAGAAGATCCCTGGCGACCAGAGGAATAGTGAGGGGGCGGCTGTGTCAACAGAGAAGAGGGTGGACCGGGACAGGCCATCGACTGTGGGAGGGACGGCAGCCTTTTTGGAGCAACGGGCAGAGTGGACCCCTCCTGCTGGATGCAAGGTAACATCCCTGATCTCTCTCACACATCATCTGAGAACAGAGGTGTTAATCAAATAGAGTTTCAGTTCACTCTCACTCCTCCCCAATACAGGTAGAGCTCAGGAGAACCAGGACCCCACCTGAGTCTCAGCCCACGGCTGAATTGGCTGCTCCTCCCAAAGCCACACCCAGTCACAGAGACGCTAAAGATGTTAAACTCGACAGGAGGCCAGGTAGAGCAACGTTAAATACATTGGATGGGTTAAAATAATGACTGAATTATATGTTATAGTAACCATTAAGATAGTGTCCTATTAATTTCTATGGTCATCATAACAGCCTCTATGTGTTCCCCTCTTAGAATCGAGCCCAACCATAGTGGCAGGCAGACTTGCAGACCGAGAGGACAAATGGTTGAGGAAAAACATGCCAACTTCATTGTCTCCTTCATCACCTTTGTCATCATCTCCCTTGCAGACCATTTCTGACAGCGGGGGTCAGCCATCTTGGATGGAACTGGCCAAGAGGAAGTCAATGGCCTGGAATGACAAGACCATGGACTGATAgaataagaaagaaagaaagaaagaaaaaaagaaagaaagaaaggagggggAGTGTCGGggaatatgtactgtatatatagagagataaaaagagagaagggggagttcCTTATTTGAATGCACTTATTGCTAATTGCTCTGTACAAGAGCTCCATTGTAAGTtgtgagagtgacagagagagaggaacatcaACAATGGTAGTGATGGGAATGTATAGAGACTGAAGGACAAAGTGAGATGTTGAGTTCATTGAAGTGGAATTTAATTGACCTTGGAAGCAACAGCTATTGGCAAAACATGCTTCCCTTGAATGTACAGACGTGCTGTGTTTGCAAAACAATGTTTGTATTTCATGTTTCTTGTATGGGATAACTATGAAGCTGATTGGTTTCCTGTCAATAAATTCTTATGTTTTGAGTTTTGATTCAAACATATTTTTTCCCAAAGTCTGGGCTTATGTTGGAAATAATATTGTTTGAATTATCTATGAATGCTTCATCAGaaataaattatttatatgaTACAGTAGTTGTCTGTAATAAATGTTGATGTATCGGTGTGTTTTCTGTCAATAAGACAGTTGTCTGTCATTGTATTTTTGCTGACTATACAAACAGAGCATTAAAAGTACCCTGTCCGTGATCCCACTCCccaagggtgtctcagggggagtcgggatatgaaaaaaaaaacatttccaatagGACAAATATAATCACCCACCAAATTATTGTTTAAGCATTTAATTTCAAAACTATTTTGGTTATTCAAATACAATGTACAACTTCAGAAAGCTGCACAGAAATATAAAATGTGTCAACCCATATTTAAAGCAGCATGTATGACTAGTTCTGGCCTGGGAGAATTTCAGAAAGTCAGAAAATGTCAACGAGGAAAGGAGGGCAACATTCACCCTGTCATTGCGTGCTGTACCAGGGGGTGGCGCTGTGGCAATTCTTGTCTACCCCTTGCGTAACTAGTGGCTCCACCTATTGCTCTCTGCTTACATTACGAAAACACACATAcgtgactcactaaacacagacAACTTCTCAAAGTTTTATGAAGCCATACCATCTTTCCCTGGTATTATTTGCCGCGTCACTGTGCCTTTGTGAGACCTACACTCTTAGGAACTCTTGGGCTGTCGCGTTCAACGACGCCGTGTCCGAGGAGGAGGCCGTCCCGGTTGTGCTAGTGGACAACAGCGGGCTTTGGAAACCGGCATATCCGCACTCGGTGTTACAAGACGGTGCGGAGAAGCCCAAAGAAAGCGTCAAATCGAAAACCAAGGATGCAGCGCCCATGTCCTCTGCGTTCAGGGTGTTCTCCTATCGGATGGAGGAGATGACAGTGCCCTCTCACCTCCACCACACCAGGATACGGCGAGGACCGTCAGATACATGGCCCACTACAGCGACTGAGGACATCTCGCCACCATCGCCACTCAAGACaaggtacagtacattacaattgCTCCATGAAGCACATTGTCACTCAACATTTACTATAATTTGTTGTGTTCAGATAACAGCCAGGTATAGCCTGTGTATAAcactatttcaaatcaaatcaaatgtatttatatagcccttcgtacatcagctgatatctcaaagtgctgtacagaaacccagcctaaaaccccaaacagcaagcaatgcaggtgtagaagcacggtggctaggaaaaactccctagaaaggccaaaacctaggaagaagcctagagaggaaccaggctatgtggggtggccagtcctcttctggctgtgccgggtggagattataacagaacatggccaagatgttcaaatgttcataaatgaccagcatggtcagataataataatcacaggcagaacagttgaaactggagcagcagcatggccaggtggactggggacagcaaggagtcatcatgtcaggtagtcctgaggcatggtcctagggctcaggtcctccgagagagagaaagaaagagagaattagagagagcatacttaaattcacacaggacaccggataggacaggaaaagtactccagatataacaaactgaccctagccacccgacacataaactactgcagcataaatactggaggctgagacaggaggggtcaggagacactgtggccccatccgatgacacccccggacagggccaaacttTGTGTCCACAGATAAAGGGCCTTCCTTTTGGGAATATCTTCTCAGTCAGTGACGGCCCAAAGGACAACAGTACAGGAGTCCTGTATTTCTACGTCACCCTGATGGACAACACTGTAGCAGACCTGAGAAGCTTCCCATTCGCCTCCCACTTTCTCAGAGGCCGAGGGAGACTTCTGCAGGTAGAACAGAGAGCGTGTACTGGGTTGTGATAcaacccgggatcaaaccagggtctgtagtgacacctctagcactgagatgcagagccttagaccgctgcaccacttgggagctcTTGGGTCCCCATCCAGTACTACATTAAAGTGGCACATTAAGGCTTGCTGCGTGTATGTCTGTGTTATTGTTCAACATTATGTTATGTCTCCCCAGGCAGCAGATGTATGATCCTGAGGACCCCTGCTGTGCCAGACTGACTCTGACAGGCAAGATGGGGGAGGTGGACCCAGAGGAGGTGGAGTTCGCCAAGGAGGCCATGTTCTCCAGGTGTGTGCGCAGGGCACACTAATTGCTCATCCTCCCTGAACATGTTTTGAGTGTCTGTCCAATTGTCTCTACATATGTGCAATGTTTGAGCCTTTCTACTTAGCATACCTGTCTGCGTGTTTAGTGAGTATAATGCTCGTCCTCTCCCTCCAGACACCCTGTGATGAAGAAATGGCTAGTGGGACACAACTGGTTCGTTATGAAGCTGCAGCTGACCCAGGTCTGGCTCCAAGATTGGGTCGGAGGGGTGTCACTCATCCCCCTGGAAGACTACTTCAAAGCCACACCCTACTGAGAGGAACTTCATCCACAATGTATATGAAATCTACTACACCGTGTCAGATACTAGAAGCTCTAGTTCTGGAATATTTGGAAGTGAGATGGGAAACTTGAAGAGGGTTTAGACCTGCTCTAGAAGCTCTACTTCTGGAATATTTGGAAGTGAGATGGGAAACATGAAGAGGGTTTAGACCTGCTCTAGAAGCTCTACTTCTGGAATATTTGGAAGTGAGATGGGAAACATGAAGAGGGTTTAGACCTGCTCTAGAAGCTCTACTTCTGGAATATTTGGTAGTGAGATGGGAAACATGAAGAGGGTTTAGACCTGCTCTAGAAGCTCTACTTCTGGAATATTTGGAAGTGAGATGGGAAACATGAAGAGGGTTTAGACCTGCTCTAGAAGCTCTACTTCTGGAATATTTGGAAGTGAGATGGGAAACATGAAGAGGGTTTAGACCTGCTCTAGAAGCTCTACTTCTGGAATATTTGGAAGTGAGATGGGAAACATGAAGAGGGTTTAGACCTGCTCTAGGCAGAGTGTGGTCTTACCATGGATCATGCAGAAGTAACAACACATGTAAGATGTCCCCCTATGTCATCCAGTTCAAGGGAAAGCTTCAGAATGTGAATATACAGACGTAGATATAGATGCCTATAAGCAGACACTGGAGATTGTTAAATGTACAGAATGATTTACTAGCTTTGCAGATGTTGTTTATCCAATGCTACCACAAAGCCTTTTAACATAATCTACTGTCCAACAGCTAGacaatgacaaaccaaaaacttACCTAAAACAGGCTCATGTCTGGTggaaatgattaaatccttccaatagaattTTTAAAAACGATTTAGTTATGAGTTGATttttcacatgggatgatttcactgaacaacaaaagaaatggAATATGTAAAATTagagtctagaaactaaagctttggttgtctccCTCTCAGGCTttcatgtcttctccctggacctcctcaatgtccacctcttgaacatcagactctgaggcctcatcttcactgtcactttccaaccttgttgaggatggctcattgTCATGCTCAACATGCCTCAAATTTGCCAAAATGGCTACCAATTTTTCAACCTGtcttggtcagcctgttgcgtgctttggtgtgtgtgttcccaaacaaggaccagttgcgcactgaggcggctgatgttggtgggatttggaggatgatggaggcaacaagggaaagagcctcagatccacaaagtcccttccaccaggtggctgatgagatatgttggcacgactgccatattgcatctccatcccaa of the Oncorhynchus clarkii lewisi isolate Uvic-CL-2024 chromosome 3, UVic_Ocla_1.0, whole genome shotgun sequence genome contains:
- the LOC139404905 gene encoding protein CREG2-like, producing the protein MKPYHLSLVLFAASLCLCETYTLRNSWAVAFNDAVSEEEAVPVVLVDNSGLWKPAYPHSVLQDGAEKPKESVKSKTKDAAPMSSAFRVFSYRMEEMTVPSHLHHTRIRRGPSDTWPTTATEDISPPSPLKTRQQMYDPEDPCCARLTLTGKMGEVDPEEVEFAKEAMFSRHPVMKKWLVGHNWFVMKLQLTQVWLQDWVGGVSLIPLEDYFKATPY